A single genomic interval of Vibrio gallicus harbors:
- a CDS encoding type IV pilus modification PilV family protein has protein sequence MISKLAGLALLEVLVAVALLSGGSLYLIELSLWSQREIHSQRQSNQIRRALINRLEIIRHMQINPDLLLTLTPALNNTAMQGVSFELTRADYLGSFGHSGTQITLQAEWENPHGEFKSLTVNTLLAFH, from the coding sequence ATGATCTCTAAGCTTGCAGGGCTAGCACTGTTGGAGGTACTGGTTGCTGTCGCACTGTTGTCTGGTGGTTCATTGTATCTCATTGAATTGTCGCTATGGTCTCAGCGTGAAATACACAGTCAGCGTCAATCCAATCAAATCCGCCGCGCATTAATCAATAGACTGGAGATTATACGGCACATGCAGATAAACCCAGACTTGCTGCTTACTTTAACCCCTGCCTTAAATAATACTGCTATGCAGGGGGTGAGTTTTGAATTAACTCGCGCTGATTATTTAGGAAGTTTTGGTCATAGCGGTACACAGATAACACTACAAGCTGAATGGGAAAACCCACATGGTGAATTTAAATCTTTAACCGTAAATACACTATTGGCATTTCATTGA
- a CDS encoding S-(hydroxymethyl)glutathione dehydrogenase/class III alcohol dehydrogenase, translated as MAEQFIKSRAAVAWGPNQPLKMEEVDVMLPKAGEVLVRIVATGVCHTDAFTLSGDDPEGIFPSILGHEGGGIVEMIGDGVTSVEVGDHVIPLYTAECGECKFCKSGKTNLCQAVRETQGKGLMPDGTTRFYKDGQPIYHYMGCSTFSEYTVLPEISLAKVNKEAPLEEVCLLGCGVTTGMGAVLNTAKVEKGDNVAIFGLGGIGLSAIIGAKMAGANRIIGIDINESKFELAKQLGATDCINPKHYDKPIQEVIVEMTDGGVEYSFECIGNVDVMRSALECCHKGWGESVIIGVAGAGQEISTRPFQLVTGRVWRGSAFGGVKGRSELPEIVERYMAGEFGLQDFITHTMPLDNINEAFELMHKGESIRTVIHY; from the coding sequence ATGGCAGAACAATTTATCAAATCTCGCGCAGCAGTAGCATGGGGACCAAACCAACCACTTAAGATGGAAGAAGTTGATGTTATGCTTCCTAAAGCGGGCGAGGTGTTGGTGCGTATCGTTGCTACTGGTGTGTGCCATACAGATGCATTTACACTATCAGGGGATGATCCTGAAGGTATCTTCCCTAGCATTTTAGGACACGAAGGCGGCGGCATTGTCGAGATGATCGGTGACGGCGTGACCAGCGTTGAGGTCGGTGACCATGTTATCCCTCTTTACACTGCCGAGTGTGGTGAGTGCAAATTTTGTAAGTCCGGCAAAACCAATCTCTGCCAAGCAGTCAGAGAGACCCAAGGTAAGGGCCTAATGCCTGATGGCACTACCCGCTTCTACAAAGACGGCCAACCAATTTACCATTATATGGGGTGCTCAACCTTCTCTGAATACACGGTATTACCTGAGATTTCACTAGCGAAGGTAAATAAAGAAGCCCCTCTTGAAGAGGTTTGCTTACTGGGCTGTGGAGTCACCACCGGTATGGGTGCGGTACTAAATACCGCCAAAGTAGAAAAAGGCGATAATGTTGCTATCTTCGGGCTTGGTGGTATCGGCCTATCGGCCATCATTGGCGCTAAAATGGCAGGAGCCAATCGCATCATAGGTATCGATATTAATGAAAGTAAGTTCGAGTTAGCAAAACAACTTGGTGCAACAGACTGCATTAACCCTAAACACTACGATAAGCCAATCCAAGAGGTTATCGTTGAAATGACCGATGGAGGCGTCGAATACTCTTTTGAATGTATCGGCAATGTAGATGTAATGCGTTCCGCCCTTGAGTGTTGTCATAAAGGATGGGGTGAGTCAGTCATCATTGGTGTTGCTGGTGCTGGCCAAGAAATATCCACCCGCCCATTCCAACTGGTTACTGGCCGCGTATGGCGTGGCAGTGCTTTCGGTGGTGTAAAAGGACGCTCTGAGCTTCCTGAAATTGTAGAGCGTTATATGGCTGGTGAATTTGGTCTGCAAGATTTTATCACCCACACCATGCCCCTTGATAATATTAATGAAGCCTTTGAACTAATGCACAAAGGTGAAAGCATCCGTACTGTAATTCACTATTAA
- the tadA gene encoding tRNA adenosine(34) deaminase TadA, with protein MDSNSPSTQFSELDYQFMRRAIELAAEAEEHGEVPVGAVLVKDGQEIACGWNQSIGLHDATAHAEIMTLRAAGSSLQNYRLLDTTLYVTLEPCPMCAGALLHSRVKRIVYGAPDLKAGAAGTVLNLFESPAAFHYADIESGLMEQECKQQLQAFFRRRRKEHKALKRLAQQQDGEQEG; from the coding sequence ATGGACAGCAATAGCCCATCAACACAATTTAGTGAACTCGATTATCAGTTTATGCGACGAGCAATAGAGTTAGCTGCTGAGGCTGAAGAGCATGGCGAGGTGCCAGTTGGAGCGGTACTGGTTAAGGATGGGCAAGAGATTGCCTGTGGTTGGAATCAGAGTATTGGACTGCATGATGCCACGGCACATGCTGAGATAATGACCCTACGTGCTGCGGGCAGTAGCTTACAGAACTACCGCTTATTGGATACCACCCTATATGTCACCCTTGAGCCATGCCCTATGTGTGCTGGTGCCTTATTGCATAGCCGAGTAAAGCGGATCGTATATGGTGCACCAGATCTTAAAGCGGGTGCGGCAGGGACTGTCCTTAATTTATTTGAGAGCCCAGCTGCGTTTCATTACGCTGATATTGAGTCTGGATTAATGGAACAAGAGTGCAAACAGCAATTACAGGCATTTTTCCGCCGTAGACGAAAAGAGCACAAGGCCTTGAAGCGGTTAGCGCAACAGCAAGATGGTGAGCAAGAGGGTTAA
- the fghA gene encoding S-formylglutathione hydrolase, with product MSLENISQAKVHGGWHKQYTHNSDVLNCAMRFALFLPPQATTDNPVPVLYWLSGLTCSDENFMQKAAAFEAAARLGIAIVAPDTSPRGEEVPDDPESAYDFGLGAGFYLNSTQSPWSKHYQMYSYIVDELPSLIEQYFPVSDLRSISGHSMGGHGALTIGLKNQHRYRSISAFSPITNPMECPWGIKALSNYLGEDKTQWEQYDACRLLAKLGSSLPILIDQGDADGFIEKELKPNHLIDVAAQHSLDFELRMQKGYDHSYFFIQSFISDHLAFHAKHLNP from the coding sequence ATGTCACTTGAAAATATCAGCCAGGCAAAAGTCCATGGTGGCTGGCACAAGCAATATACCCATAACTCAGATGTACTCAATTGCGCGATGCGCTTTGCACTTTTTCTTCCCCCTCAGGCCACAACCGACAACCCGGTTCCTGTACTGTATTGGTTATCAGGGCTCACCTGTAGTGACGAAAACTTTATGCAAAAAGCAGCGGCATTTGAAGCAGCAGCGCGACTAGGGATTGCCATTGTCGCCCCAGATACCAGCCCTCGTGGTGAAGAGGTCCCTGATGATCCTGAGTCAGCCTATGATTTTGGACTCGGAGCAGGCTTTTATCTCAACTCCACTCAATCGCCATGGTCTAAGCATTATCAGATGTATAGCTACATCGTCGATGAATTGCCAAGCTTGATTGAGCAATATTTCCCAGTATCGGATCTGCGATCCATATCTGGTCATAGTATGGGAGGGCACGGCGCACTAACCATTGGCCTTAAAAACCAACACCGCTATCGCTCGATCTCCGCTTTTAGCCCTATAACTAATCCCATGGAATGCCCATGGGGGATAAAAGCGTTGTCCAATTATCTTGGTGAGGATAAAACGCAGTGGGAGCAATATGACGCCTGCCGCCTACTTGCCAAGCTTGGTTCAAGTTTACCTATCTTAATTGACCAAGGTGATGCTGACGGATTTATAGAAAAAGAGCTTAAACCCAATCATTTAATTGATGTAGCAGCACAGCACTCATTAGACTTTGAACTGCGCATGCAAAAAGGCTATGACCACAGCTATTTCTTCATACAGAGTTTTATTAGTGACCACTTGGCCTTTCACGCCAAACACCTAAACCCATGA
- a CDS encoding LysR family transcriptional regulator — protein sequence MANWEGINEFVAVAQNQSFTGAAQQLATSVANISRRVHSLEQRLGIKLLLRTTRKVSLTEAGATYYHHCKPLVEGLGMAELAVTQLQSSPQGRIKVTAPVTFGEQVLAPLMHQFLLEYPQVELELVLSNQRMDLIEDGFDLAIRLGRLQDSTMMAKKLLNRDVFVCSSPEYLERHGEPHTLSELKHHQCLRGSVKYWRFDDKGNERLIHVDGRIQCNSGYALVDAAIKGLGIVQLPDYYVQSYLASGKLIELLKAYRGKQEGVWALYPQNRMLTSKVRTLIDYLSDTLTRNKYGQQ from the coding sequence ATGGCGAACTGGGAAGGTATTAATGAGTTTGTTGCGGTAGCACAGAACCAAAGCTTTACTGGAGCGGCTCAACAACTAGCAACCTCAGTGGCAAATATTAGTCGCCGAGTGCATAGTCTTGAGCAGAGGTTGGGGATTAAGCTGTTGCTACGTACCACGCGCAAGGTGTCACTGACTGAAGCGGGGGCGACTTATTACCATCACTGTAAGCCATTAGTTGAAGGCTTAGGTATGGCTGAGCTAGCGGTAACCCAATTGCAGTCCTCTCCACAAGGGCGAATCAAAGTCACCGCTCCCGTCACCTTTGGTGAGCAGGTACTTGCCCCTTTGATGCACCAGTTTTTACTTGAATATCCGCAGGTAGAGCTCGAGCTTGTATTGTCCAATCAGCGTATGGATCTGATTGAAGATGGTTTCGATCTGGCGATTCGTTTAGGGCGACTTCAAGACTCAACGATGATGGCGAAAAAGCTGTTAAATCGAGATGTATTTGTGTGTAGTAGCCCTGAGTATCTAGAAAGACATGGTGAACCACACACCTTGTCTGAGCTCAAGCATCATCAATGTTTGCGTGGGTCGGTAAAGTACTGGCGTTTTGATGACAAAGGAAATGAGCGCCTTATTCATGTTGACGGTAGAATACAGTGTAATAGTGGTTATGCATTAGTTGATGCAGCGATTAAGGGGCTAGGTATTGTCCAGCTTCCTGATTATTATGTGCAATCCTATCTTGCGTCAGGAAAACTGATTGAACTGCTAAAGGCCTACCGAGGGAAGCAAGAAGGGGTGTGGGCGTTATACCCGCAAAATCGGATGTTGACGTCTAAGGTGAGAACCTTGATTGATTATCTCTCAGATACACTTACTAGGAATAAGTATGGACAGCAATAG
- the purL gene encoding phosphoribosylformylglycinamidine synthase, whose product MRILRGSPALSEFRVQKLLELCREQGLPVTGIYAEFMHFADLNSELDDQELAKLEKLLTYGPTIEEHKPEGLLLLVTPRPGTISPWSSKSTDIANNCGLEKIKRLERGTAYYIESQAELNADQVDAIKVLIHDRMMEAVFVEFEDASALFTISEPAPHTVVDVLTGGREALDEANISLGLALAEDEISYLAESFTKLGRNPNDIELMMFAQANSEHCRHKIFNAGWTIDGVEQEKSLFKMIKNTMETTPDHVLSAYKDNAAVMSGSTVGRFFPDPDSRQYNYHNEQAHILMKVETHNHPTAISPWPGASTGSGGEIRDEGATGIGGKPKAGLVGFTTSNLRIPGFEQPWETDFGKPGRIVNALDIMLEGPLGGAAFNNEFGRPNLLGYFRTYEEKVTSHAGEEIRGYHKPIMIAGGMGNIRDEHVQKKEIPVGAKLIVLGGPAMNIGLGGGAASSMASGQSAEDLDFASVQRENPEMERRCQEVIDRCWQLGEQNPIAFIHDVGAGGISNALPELVDDGERGGKFQLRNVPNDELSMSPLEIWCNESQERYVMAVAPENMEVFEAICKRERAPFAVVGEATEERHLTLEDSHFDNTPIDMPMDILLGKTPKMHRDAKTLKVDSPAITRDGIEINDAVERVLRLPTVAEKTFLITIGDRSVTGLVARDQMVGPWQVPVANCAVTAASYDTYHGEAMSMGERTPVALLDFGASARLAVGESLTNIAGTDIGDIKHIKLSANWMSPAGHPGEDAGLYEAVKAVGEELCPALGLTIPVGKDSMSMKTKWNENGEDKEVTSPLSLVITAFGRVEDVRKTVTPQLRTDKGDTSLVLVDLGNGKNRLGATALAQVYKQLGDKPADVDNAEQLKGFFDAMQTLVRDDKLVAYHDKGDGGLFVTLAEMAFAGHCGLKADISELGEDVLATLFNEELGVVVQVKNSDLDAVKTVLSANGLQACSHVIGSVEASDNFEIFANGNAIIERSRTELRTIWAETTHKMQALRDNPACADQEFAAKKDNSDPGLNVALTFDTHEDIAAPYIATGAKPKMAILREQGVNSHVEMAAAFDRAGFDAVDIHMSDILTGQTVLDEYQGLVACGGFSYGDVLGAGEGWAKSVLFNAQARDQFEGFFKREETFSLGVCNGCQMLSNLKELIPGADLWPRFVRNESERFEARFSLVEVQKSDSVFFDGMAGSRMPIAVSHGEGRVEVRDTAHLDAIEASGTVAVRYVDNQGNATQQYPNNPNGSPNAITGLTTNDGRVTIMMPHPERVFRTVANSWAPESWGEDSAWMRMFRNARKNVG is encoded by the coding sequence ATGAGAATTTTGCGTGGCTCCCCAGCTCTTTCTGAGTTTCGTGTTCAAAAACTTCTAGAACTTTGCCGTGAGCAAGGGCTTCCAGTGACAGGCATTTACGCTGAGTTTATGCATTTTGCAGATTTAAACTCAGAGCTCGATGACCAAGAACTAGCTAAGCTTGAAAAACTGCTTACCTACGGCCCAACTATCGAAGAGCACAAGCCTGAAGGTCTTCTACTTTTAGTTACACCTCGCCCAGGTACGATTTCACCTTGGTCTTCAAAATCTACTGATATTGCGAATAACTGTGGGTTAGAAAAAATTAAGCGCTTAGAGCGCGGTACTGCTTACTACATTGAATCTCAAGCCGAGCTGAATGCTGATCAGGTAGATGCCATTAAGGTACTTATCCATGACCGCATGATGGAAGCGGTTTTTGTTGAGTTTGAAGATGCAAGCGCACTATTTACTATCTCTGAGCCAGCACCGCATACCGTGGTTGATGTTCTAACGGGTGGTCGTGAGGCCTTAGACGAAGCAAACATCTCCCTTGGCCTTGCATTGGCTGAAGACGAGATTAGCTACCTAGCTGAAAGCTTTACCAAGCTTGGCCGCAACCCAAACGATATCGAATTGATGATGTTTGCTCAGGCGAACTCTGAGCATTGTCGCCATAAGATCTTTAATGCAGGCTGGACTATTGATGGTGTTGAACAAGAAAAATCTTTGTTCAAAATGATTAAAAACACCATGGAAACCACCCCTGATCACGTTTTATCTGCTTATAAAGATAACGCGGCAGTAATGAGTGGTTCTACTGTGGGACGCTTCTTCCCAGACCCAGATTCTCGTCAATATAACTATCATAACGAACAAGCGCACATCCTGATGAAGGTTGAGACGCATAACCACCCAACGGCTATCTCTCCATGGCCGGGCGCTTCTACTGGCTCTGGTGGTGAGATTCGCGATGAAGGCGCAACTGGTATCGGTGGTAAACCTAAAGCGGGTCTAGTGGGTTTCACCACTTCTAACTTGCGTATCCCTGGCTTTGAACAGCCTTGGGAAACCGACTTTGGTAAGCCTGGTCGCATTGTAAATGCCCTTGATATTATGCTTGAAGGCCCACTAGGTGGCGCGGCATTTAACAACGAATTTGGTCGCCCGAACCTACTTGGTTACTTCCGTACTTATGAAGAGAAAGTAACCTCACATGCTGGTGAAGAGATCCGTGGCTACCACAAGCCGATCATGATCGCTGGTGGTATGGGTAATATTCGTGATGAGCACGTACAGAAAAAAGAGATCCCAGTCGGTGCTAAGCTGATTGTTCTCGGTGGTCCTGCTATGAACATCGGTCTTGGCGGCGGCGCAGCCTCTTCTATGGCTTCTGGTCAATCAGCTGAAGATCTAGACTTTGCTTCTGTACAGCGTGAAAACCCAGAAATGGAGCGTCGTTGTCAGGAAGTTATCGACCGTTGTTGGCAGCTAGGTGAGCAAAACCCAATCGCGTTCATCCACGATGTGGGTGCTGGTGGTATCTCGAATGCACTTCCTGAGCTGGTTGACGATGGTGAGCGTGGTGGTAAATTCCAACTACGTAACGTACCAAATGATGAATTAAGCATGAGCCCACTTGAGATCTGGTGTAACGAATCTCAAGAGCGTTATGTAATGGCGGTCGCGCCAGAGAATATGGAAGTATTCGAAGCTATCTGTAAGCGTGAACGCGCACCTTTTGCCGTGGTAGGTGAAGCAACAGAAGAGCGTCATCTAACCCTAGAAGACTCACACTTCGACAATACCCCAATTGATATGCCAATGGATATCTTGCTGGGTAAAACACCTAAGATGCACCGCGATGCTAAGACCTTGAAGGTGGATAGCCCAGCAATTACTCGTGATGGTATTGAGATAAATGATGCCGTTGAGCGTGTATTGCGTTTACCAACGGTTGCAGAAAAAACCTTCCTTATCACAATCGGTGACCGCTCGGTAACGGGTCTGGTTGCGCGTGATCAAATGGTTGGTCCATGGCAGGTGCCAGTGGCAAACTGTGCGGTAACAGCTGCAAGTTATGACACCTATCATGGTGAAGCAATGTCTATGGGTGAGCGTACTCCGGTTGCTCTTCTTGATTTTGGCGCTTCAGCGCGTCTTGCGGTAGGTGAGTCTCTTACTAATATCGCAGGTACTGATATCGGTGATATCAAGCACATTAAATTGTCTGCAAACTGGATGTCTCCAGCGGGTCACCCAGGTGAAGATGCCGGTCTATATGAAGCGGTAAAAGCGGTGGGTGAAGAGCTGTGTCCTGCGCTTGGTTTGACGATTCCAGTTGGTAAAGACTCAATGTCTATGAAAACTAAGTGGAATGAGAACGGTGAAGATAAAGAAGTTACCTCTCCACTGTCATTGGTTATTACTGCCTTTGGTCGCGTAGAAGATGTTCGCAAGACTGTAACCCCACAACTTCGCACTGATAAAGGTGATACCTCACTGGTGTTGGTTGACCTAGGTAATGGTAAGAACCGTCTTGGCGCAACAGCTCTAGCGCAAGTATACAAACAGCTAGGGGATAAACCTGCCGATGTTGATAATGCAGAGCAGCTAAAAGGCTTCTTCGATGCAATGCAAACCCTAGTACGTGATGACAAGCTTGTTGCGTATCACGATAAAGGCGATGGTGGCTTATTTGTTACCCTAGCTGAGATGGCGTTTGCTGGTCACTGTGGTCTGAAAGCGGATATTTCAGAGCTAGGTGAAGACGTATTAGCGACGCTGTTTAACGAAGAGTTAGGTGTCGTTGTACAGGTTAAGAACTCTGATTTGGATGCAGTTAAAACCGTGCTTTCGGCAAATGGTTTACAAGCTTGCTCACATGTTATTGGTTCAGTTGAAGCAAGTGACAACTTTGAAATATTTGCTAACGGCAATGCCATTATTGAGCGTTCTCGTACCGAGCTTCGTACTATTTGGGCTGAGACAACCCATAAAATGCAAGCACTACGTGATAACCCAGCTTGTGCAGACCAAGAGTTTGCAGCCAAGAAAGATAATAGCGACCCAGGTCTAAATGTAGCGCTTACCTTCGATACTCACGAAGATATCGCAGCTCCATATATTGCAACTGGCGCTAAGCCTAAGATGGCTATCTTGCGTGAGCAGGGCGTTAACTCTCATGTTGAAATGGCGGCGGCGTTTGACCGCGCTGGTTTTGATGCGGTTGATATCCACATGAGTGATATCTTAACAGGCCAAACTGTGCTTGATGAATACCAAGGCTTAGTTGCATGTGGTGGCTTCTCTTATGGTGATGTGCTTGGTGCTGGTGAAGGCTGGGCTAAGTCTGTTTTATTCAATGCTCAGGCTCGTGACCAGTTTGAAGGCTTCTTCAAGCGTGAAGAGACGTTCTCTCTTGGCGTGTGTAATGGTTGTCAGATGCTATCGAACCTGAAAGAGCTAATCCCAGGTGCTGACCTGTGGCCACGCTTTGTTCGTAATGAATCTGAGCGCTTTGAGGCTCGCTTTAGCCTAGTTGAAGTACAGAAATCAGATTCTGTATTCTTTGATGGTATGGCGGGCTCTCGTATGCCAATCGCAGTATCTCACGGTGAAGGCCGAGTTGAGGTTCGTGATACCGCTCACTTAGATGCGATTGAAGCGTCTGGTACAGTGGCAGTGCGTTACGTGGATAACCAAGGTAATGCAACGCAACAGTATCCAAATAACCCGAACGGTTCACCAAATGCGATTACAGGTCTGACTACCAATGATGGCCGCGTGACTATCATGATGCCTCACCCTGAGCGTGTATTTAGAACCGTAGCTAACTCTTGGGCTCCAGAGTCTTGGGGTGAAGATTCAGCGTGGATGCGTATGTTCCGCAATGCTCGTAAAAACGTTGGATAA
- a CDS encoding AbgT family transporter, with translation MSNHAANLPPQKASGMDRFLNLIEKVGNKIPDPAILFFWALIIVWVSSALLSNVSFDLINPRTGTPLEITNLLTGEALASFLANMVTTFTGFAPLGIVLVAMLGVGVADSSGFITTGLKKMLAFTPAKLLTPMLILVAIVSHTAADAGYVLVIPLGGIIFHAAGRHPLAGIAAAFAGVSGGFSANFVPSGIDPLLAGFTQTAANVLDPEYVVNPLANIYFTGLSSILIVAIGWFVTERIIEPRLNASIDVDEDAEEAPDLGSMTAQESKAFKYAGWSMVVGIGLLIAAIMPENSALRSPEGEVTAFSAPLMQSIVPLIFILFIIPGIVYGRVVGKFKSSNDVIKSMSDTMNTMGAYMVMSFFCAQFLVAFGQSNIGTMLALYGAEGLKAMNLAGEATIVGMILLTAMVNLLVGSASAKWALIGPILVPMLMAVGISPELSQAAYRVGDSVSNIISPLMVFFPLVVVYCQRYVKSTGIGTLASLMMPFSIAMLIGWTIFLLAYWALGIPLGISAPYTYSM, from the coding sequence ATGAGCAATCACGCAGCCAACCTGCCTCCTCAGAAAGCGAGTGGTATGGACCGCTTTTTGAATTTAATTGAAAAAGTGGGCAACAAAATTCCAGATCCAGCAATACTGTTCTTCTGGGCACTGATCATCGTTTGGGTTAGTTCAGCACTACTTTCTAATGTTTCTTTTGACCTGATTAACCCGCGTACAGGCACACCGCTTGAGATTACAAACCTATTAACTGGTGAAGCCCTTGCTAGTTTCCTAGCCAACATGGTGACAACCTTTACTGGATTTGCACCACTGGGCATTGTACTGGTGGCTATGTTAGGGGTCGGTGTTGCCGATTCATCTGGTTTCATTACCACTGGCCTGAAAAAAATGCTGGCTTTTACCCCAGCTAAGCTTTTAACGCCAATGCTGATATTGGTGGCTATTGTTTCGCATACCGCAGCAGATGCTGGCTACGTATTGGTTATTCCTCTAGGTGGTATCATCTTCCACGCTGCTGGTCGTCATCCTCTTGCGGGTATTGCAGCTGCATTTGCCGGGGTTTCTGGTGGCTTCTCAGCAAACTTTGTTCCATCAGGAATTGACCCTCTACTGGCGGGCTTTACTCAAACAGCAGCTAATGTATTAGACCCTGAATATGTGGTGAACCCATTAGCTAATATTTACTTTACGGGCTTGTCTTCAATCTTGATTGTCGCGATTGGCTGGTTTGTCACTGAGCGAATCATTGAACCGCGCCTTAATGCATCAATCGATGTAGATGAAGATGCAGAAGAAGCACCAGATCTTGGCTCTATGACAGCTCAAGAGTCAAAAGCATTTAAATATGCTGGCTGGTCTATGGTGGTGGGTATTGGTCTACTTATTGCCGCTATCATGCCTGAGAACTCAGCTCTGCGCTCTCCGGAAGGGGAGGTGACCGCCTTCTCTGCACCATTGATGCAGTCAATCGTGCCATTGATCTTTATCCTATTTATCATCCCAGGCATCGTATACGGTCGTGTGGTAGGTAAATTTAAGAGCAGTAATGATGTTATCAAGTCTATGTCTGACACCATGAATACCATGGGTGCATATATGGTAATGTCGTTCTTCTGTGCTCAGTTCCTAGTTGCGTTTGGTCAATCAAACATAGGTACTATGCTGGCGCTGTATGGCGCGGAAGGCCTAAAGGCGATGAACCTAGCTGGTGAAGCGACAATCGTGGGTATGATTTTGCTGACTGCGATGGTGAACCTATTGGTTGGTTCAGCTTCTGCTAAGTGGGCATTGATTGGTCCTATTCTAGTTCCAATGCTGATGGCTGTGGGTATTTCCCCTGAACTCTCGCAAGCGGCTTATCGTGTCGGTGATTCGGTATCTAATATTATTTCACCCTTAATGGTGTTCTTCCCATTAGTCGTGGTTTATTGCCAGCGCTACGTTAAATCGACTGGTATCGGGACGCTAGCGTCATTAATGATGCCATTCTCAATTGCGATGCTGATTGGTTGGACTATCTTCTTACTTGCGTACTGGGCTCTGGGCATTCCTTTAGGAATTAGCGCACCTTATACCTATAGCATGTAA
- the mltF gene encoding membrane-bound lytic murein transglycosylase MltF: MRTSMFKKILQSSLSLLVLFALTGCQYEIDSKSELQKIKDRGVLRVGTLNNQLSYYIGPDGPTGLEYDLAVEFAKELGVKLEIKPAYRLSELFPALKNGEIDIIAAGLTQAPNRIKAFRPGPAYYYVSQQVVYKKGTWRPRNLQQLIDSGEMLTVVKGSHFEHTLADLSKTHTKIKYETTDRYDINELLKQVSEGKRLFTVADSIELSLTQRIYPDLALAFELTEDQPTSWYLRQTSDESLYALVIEFFGNIQQNGELHLLEEKYLGHIQDFDYVDTRAFVRSLDSKLPKWEQLFKKHSEEFDWRLVAALAYQESHWNPYAKSPTGVRGMMMLTLPTAESVGVTNRLDPEQSIRGGVAYLRKIVKRIPDTITEHEKIWFALASYNVGYGHVMDARRIAKAQGANPNLWSDVKERLPLLRKKGYYEYTRYGYARGDEALNYVENIRRYYQSIIGHIDKRDHKQTQTSTEGLKVIQAVNTPESSANQTDSSQTSTP; encoded by the coding sequence ATGCGCACGTCGATGTTCAAAAAGATACTGCAATCTTCACTATCACTATTGGTTTTGTTTGCCCTAACTGGCTGCCAATATGAAATAGACTCTAAGAGTGAATTGCAAAAAATAAAAGATCGCGGAGTGTTGCGAGTTGGTACTCTAAATAACCAGCTTTCATACTATATAGGTCCTGACGGTCCAACAGGGCTGGAGTACGACTTAGCTGTTGAATTTGCAAAAGAGCTCGGGGTTAAGCTCGAAATAAAGCCGGCCTATCGCCTATCTGAATTGTTCCCTGCCTTAAAGAATGGGGAAATTGATATCATTGCAGCGGGACTAACCCAAGCACCAAATAGAATAAAAGCGTTTCGCCCAGGGCCTGCCTATTACTACGTAAGTCAGCAGGTTGTCTATAAGAAAGGCACATGGCGCCCAAGAAACCTACAACAGCTTATCGATAGTGGTGAAATGCTGACTGTAGTAAAGGGATCTCACTTTGAGCATACCTTAGCTGACCTGTCCAAAACTCACACTAAAATAAAGTATGAAACAACCGATCGCTACGATATCAATGAACTACTCAAACAGGTATCTGAAGGTAAGCGACTGTTCACTGTCGCCGATTCCATCGAGCTTTCTCTAACCCAGCGCATCTATCCAGACCTAGCATTGGCATTTGAGCTTACCGAGGATCAACCCACCTCTTGGTATTTACGACAAACCAGTGATGAGAGCCTTTATGCCTTGGTGATCGAATTCTTTGGCAATATCCAACAAAATGGCGAACTGCATCTACTCGAAGAAAAATACCTAGGACACATCCAAGATTTTGACTATGTCGATACCCGCGCCTTTGTGCGTTCATTAGACAGTAAACTTCCAAAATGGGAGCAGCTGTTTAAGAAACACTCTGAAGAGTTCGATTGGCGTTTGGTTGCAGCGCTGGCATATCAAGAATCTCACTGGAATCCCTATGCTAAATCCCCAACGGGTGTGCGCGGCATGATGATGTTGACACTCCCTACCGCAGAAAGTGTCGGCGTGACTAATCGACTCGACCCTGAACAGTCGATTCGAGGGGGCGTTGCCTATCTTAGAAAAATCGTCAAACGCATCCCAGACACGATTACCGAGCATGAGAAAATCTGGTTTGCACTTGCCTCATACAATGTGGGTTATGGGCATGTAATGGATGCAAGGCGCATCGCTAAAGCACAAGGTGCTAACCCCAATCTATGGAGTGATGTAAAAGAGCGTTTACCATTGCTACGTAAAAAAGGGTATTACGAATATACACGCTATGGCTATGCCAGAGGTGATGAGGCACTCAACTACGTTGAGAATATCCGTCGCTATTATCAGAGTATTATTGGGCACATTGATAAACGGGACCACAAACAGACACAAACCAGCACTGAAGGATTAAAGGTTATTCAGGCCGTGAATACGCCTGAATCATCAGCTAATCAGACTGATAGCTCACAAACGAGCACTCCTTAA